The Raphanus sativus cultivar WK10039 unplaced genomic scaffold, ASM80110v3 Scaffold1929, whole genome shotgun sequence genome includes a region encoding these proteins:
- the LOC130504989 gene encoding 50S ribosomal protein L18, chloroplastic, giving the protein MTSVSGCGSVSLLTNRNAFLGSGLQHRAVFLKPWSPPSLLKSGSMLVVEAKTKTSSEDRIARHSRIRKKVNGTTERPRMCVFRSNKHLYVQVIDDTKMHTLASASTKQKPISEEFDYTSGPTIEVAKKVGEVIAKSCLEKGITKVAFDRGGYPYHGRIEALAAAAREHGLQF; this is encoded by the exons ATGACGAGCGTGAGTGGGTGTGGTTCGGTGAGCCTCTTAACTAACCGCAATGCGTTCTTAGGAAGCGGACTGCAACACCGTGCCGTTTTTCTGAAACCATGGTCGCCTCCGTCGCTGCTCAAGTCTGGGTCCATGCTCGTGGTTGaagccaaaaccaaaaccagCAGCGAAGACAGAATCGCCCGCCACTCTCGCATCCGTAAGAAG GTTAACGGTACAACGGAGAGGCCAAGGATGTGTGTGTTTCGCTCAAACAAGCATCTCTATGTGCAAGTGATTGATGACACCAAGATGCACACTTTAGCTTCAGCTTCCACCAAGCAGAAACCCATCTCTGAGGAGTTTGACTACACCTCTGGACCTACCATT GAGGTGGCGAAGAAAGTAGGGGAAGTGATAGCGAAATCATGCTTGGAGAAAGGGATCACAAAGGTGGCATTTGACCGTGGTGGTTACCCTTACCATGGTCGCATTGAAGCTCTTGCCGCTGCTGCTCGTGAACACGGTCTTCAGTTTTAA